One Archocentrus centrarchus isolate MPI-CPG fArcCen1 chromosome 14, fArcCen1, whole genome shotgun sequence DNA window includes the following coding sequences:
- the plac8l1 gene encoding PLAC8-like protein 1 translates to MEDTTVTQDTELSVIAPSASAFQEEEGEEVGGLTTASALAFEDEEVEGFATGSEDNWGSNKVRAAMDPVLTQPGLGVTKTTITTITQTGGDWSTGLFDVCGDKMTCVLGALVPCCLDLSLAHQYGECLCMPLLPGSTFAIRVGIRERYKIRVRSVWWCSIFCFALGR, encoded by the exons ATGGAGGATACAACAGTCACACAgga TACCGAACTGTCAGTCATCGCACCCTCAGCATCAGCATTTCAGGAAGAAGAAGGGGAAGAAGTGGGGGGGCTCACAACAGCCTCAGCGTTAGCATTTGAAGATGAGGAAGTTGAAGGGTTCGCCACAGGAAGTGAAGATAACTGGGGGTCAAACAAAGTGCGTGCAGCAATGGACCCAGTACTGACACAGCCCGGCCTTGGTGTCACCAaaaccaccatcaccaccatcacgCAGACGGGAGGGGACTGGAGCACTGGCCTATTTGATGTCTGCGGAGACAAGATGACAT GTGTTCTCGGGGCTCTTGTGCCGTGTTGTTTGGACCTGAGTTTAGCTCACCAGTACGGGGAGTGTCTGTGCATGCCTCTCCTACCAGGATCCACTTTTGCCATACGAGTTGGGATCAGAGAGCGCTACAAGATACGG